DNA sequence from the Leishmania panamensis strain MHOM/PA/94/PSC-1 chromosome 17 sequence genome:
CTAACCGCGTGCTATGGGGGGGAGGCTTCCCCGGTACCGGTGCCAAGCCATAAGAAAAAGCACACAAAAGAAGTCCAAGACGACTTGATGTGCTCCTCACGCGACGGAGCGCGGTAGAGGAGGCCGGCGGCATAATCAtgacgcggcgccgcggtcgTGGTTGCGTGCCTGCCTTGCCGCTTCCCAATGGGGTCGCGAAGACTCTCTCCATACCCATCTGCCTTCCACAaatctttctcccttctcgccCTTTACTTGTCATCAAGAAATCAGTATCTTCGCGAGCACCCTATCACACAGGACGGTGGCAGTGAAGGCGCGCAGTTGAGAACACGTGTGGAGGCTATCGATGTGGACGGCCGCATTCGAAGACCCTTCAATGGGCTGTAAGTCAGGGACTCTGGTGAGCAAGGAAAGGGTCGCTAGTCGCTTCTGCCATATGAAATAGACTTCTTCCGCTTGGAAATATGTCTTCATAACAGTGATGTTGTGTATATCCCTTGATGAGGCGTTAATTCCTTGTAATCCTGTTCTGCTCACAAGCAGCACGAGGCTTTTTAGCTGATGGAATCTAAAGAAAGCAATGTAAATGAGTGATTCGAAAGCTTTGATGGCGAATCGCACCATGACCATAGAGCAATTCGCAGTACTCTTCTCGAGACACATGAAAGGGGTATACTCTGCGACGTGAATAACAGCCCTTTGAGGCCTCTCGAGCTTGAGAGTAGTCGGCGCTTCAAGCCAAAGAACGAGCTAAAACTTGCATCCGCTGCAGTGGTGCATATCACGTGTGCTCAGCTAGATTAGCTTATGTCGTTGGAGATCGTGAAGGACTCCTTGCACTTAGAGGGCACGTTACGTCTTTCTTATGCAGGGGCACACAATGGCTCAACGTGCACCTACGTAATGTAGCAATCCTGCATGTGCAGTTCACGTACGTTTGCTAGCACTTCAGGGGAGGCCATGTGAACAGCGTTTGCAGAAGGAGCACCAGCTTTGAGTGGCACATCGCTTCACCTGAGACCCAAGTCTGTCAGCTGGATGATTTCGTGGGTGATTGTAGGGAATATGCAAGGAGCTCCCTGCGCGCTGCAAGCATTAAGGGGATGAATCTGTAAGTAGAGCTATCGTGCGCTATCTATTTCTAAAGTGTTTTCCGTACACTAGCCCTCTGAATGAAACAGCAGTCACCGTCGGATGCGCCATCAGAGTTACAAAGCTGACAATTTGGGTTACTGAGTCATTCGCTATGGAGCCGAGTAGCGTTGCGGCTCTGTTTTAGTGTGAGCTGTATTCTCCTTCAGGGACTAAAAACTTGTGAGGCTGCGCTATGTTCTGAGTAGCTGAGTTTATATCCGCATTGGTGTGGTGGTCGTTAAACACACCTTAGagcgagagatggagagagtgagagaatCAAGTAAAAGTGTGAAACAGATGCGCACTGCTGACTTCAGGCTACTGCGCACTCAGTGGATATTTATTCAGTCTCACGGAGCAACAGAATGTGCGCATGGTATCCCGGGTCGGGAGTCCATTGCTGCGCCGTTTCGATGCGCTCCGGCAGAGAAGTATTCACTGCACCACGTGCCTCATAGGATGAATCATGCGAGCATCTACACGCTTCTACGCATACCAAATGATCGCGATAGGTCACCAGCACGGGCTGCCTTGGTCAGCTTAGTTGTCTGCCCACTGTTAACTCAACAACGCGTTGCGAGTTTAGTCAGCAGCACAGACTTCCACTACAGCACATGCCCCGCTTGAGAGTGAACGTGGCtgctttttctcccctttctcccaACTCCTTTTCGACTTCTAGCGCTGTTTGTTGCTCATCATCCTTCGTTTATCGCTCATTCATCTTGTCACGTTAAGGGGTCAATTAGTTCCTTAAGTCTCCCACTCCAAACaacacgaagaaaaaaagagagagcgacagcaTCAACAGGGACAATGCAAGTGTGACTTgcaaagagaagagagatggTTGAGTCCCTCTCTAGGCAGctacacgcacgcagtcAGCGATACGCCAACACAAAACAGGACGAATGCTAACAAGGGATTAATCTTGTCATCATGAACCGTATGGCAAGAATTTTATCTACAAGACAGAAGCTGAACTTCCCGCTGGTACTCAGacctccacacacgcgcaaagCAGCAGGTCAACGAGTATGAAAGAAAGGTGCAGCCTGAGCCATAGACATACAAAATTCTGCCAGGAAGAAATCAAGGAGTTCAGTCGCAGAGGACACATGGCTGCCAAATACCCTGCGCTTCACCCACATTCGGTGCAGGGCTTAGTATGCACGCGGAAGAGGAACGTGCTcgagccagagagagagagagagagagatctGGATCCGCGGAGACTCGAAAAAAAGTTAGTCTGCGCTACAGTGAGACCTGTGCACCACAGTAACAGAAATGACAGGAAGGTACTGCCAAACgggtgaggagagaggccagCAGAGATTTACCGCTATTGCTGCCATATCAGCTCTGTCGCACAACCCGACGGTGATCCACTCTTCTTGTTTTCATGCGCCTTGCCCAACATATAACTCATTCGGCCCCGAGACGGCGCATTTCCTCCTCGAGAAGACGCTGCTGTTCGTCGCGCTTCGACGGCTTATCGATGTTGGCACGCTTACGCCACGTGTGCTCGAACTCTTCGGCGTCGCGAAGGAACTTGGCAAGCACCGCTTTCTCGCTCTGCCGGCGGTCGTACTCGCGACGGTGCTCAGCGAGGTAGTTTTCACGTGCAGCAACACGCTCGGCGCGTGTACGCTCTGAGTTCTGGGCATCGTACTCCTTGCGCTTTGGAATCTCCATCACGCGGAGAGCACGCTCGTACAAGTTTGCCTGGAGGATCTCCTTATGGTCGTTGTCGACACCTCGGCGCTTGTAGGCCGCGAGCAGGCGAGTGAGCTCATCCTCAAAgcctgcggcgctgcggtagACAATGGACTCGTCGACCTTGAAGCCTGGGTACTTGATGCGCAGCTTGCGGAGTACGTCTTTACCGCGCTCTTGTCGCTGGCGTTCCGTGTACTCAGAGTACAGCTTGCGGAGGTAGGCCttgcgcatctcctccttcttcgcctcctcctgctcgcgACGCTCTGCAACGGCACGCTCACGCTTCTTgtcctcgctcttcttcgcctcatCGATGCGCTCTGCCTTGGAGTTCATACAAGCCTTTTGCAGCGCGTAGATGCTGGTGCTCCGCGCACGAGCCACCTCCAGATCTGTAGTGGAGGGCACTACCTGCCTCTTTGGCGAGGAAGCGGCAACGTTGGTGAAGTCAGAGTAGCGCCCGGATGTCGTCGCCACCGAGGAGGCGGGAACGGTGTCCACGTTTGCGACGATCTTGTTGAAGTAGCTTAACATCTTCGCCTTTGACGAGTCGCGGAAGGACAGCGTGTTGGTGCGTGTGTCAATGTCTACGGAAACAGACTCGTCACCGAGAATGACAGGCTCAATGTTGTTCACGTACTCGACCGCCGTCAGGTTTCCGTTGTACGccgcgagagagagcacctCGACATAGTTGCAGCTGCCAGAGAGAATCTCTAGCTGATAGCGCAGGATCATTTTGTGCAGCTCGTTGCCGTAGCGGGCAAGGTCGCTGTTGgctgccgccagcgctgtTACGCTTTTGTGCAGGCACGTGAAGTCAGAGAAGTTGGGGTCCTCAAGGCTCGCCGCGATCTTTACAATTTCTGGCGATGCAAGCGTGTACACGCCCTTTGTCTTGAGGTTCGCGATGAGGCTCGTTTTGGTCGTGACCGGGGACTCAAACAGCTCGTCGATACGGGCACTCTTCTCACGGTAGCGACCAAACGGGTCGAGCTCCATGTCACCCTCTGACACGCACAGCGACGCAAGGACGGCGCGAGCGGCGAGAGGGCCCCGCTTCTCCTGACGCTTCATCGATGCAGCAATCGAGAGACAGTAGGCGTGATAGTTGTACACGGAGCACGTCCAGAAGATATCGCTCATCGTTTCGTAGGCCCCGGAAACTACGTCGATAAGCTCCTCGTTGCGTTGCACCTTGTCGCAGACGCGCTTCAGGCAGGAGAGGACGTCAAAAGCTCCGCCATACTGACGCAGACTGCAGATATCGTTGAGCAAGCAGCACAGCGTCTCCACTGTCTCggtcaccgctgccgttgaCGTGAGGAAGGCTGTACGCTCCTTCAGCAACTCCTGCACGGCGTTGCGCGACGCCGCGTCGTCGTGGTCATGCAGGTGGTCCAGCGCCATGTGAGACACAGCACGAGACACAGCGGTGGAGATAtccagcacgcacgcaggtgTGTTGAACTCCTTGCACATGGACAGGAACTGGCGAACAGTCTTGTTGTAAATGAACGTCAGCTTCTTGGCAAAGCCAATGGTGTTGTTGCCGCAGAAGTGGCGAAtcaggcggcgcagcgcggcgtGACAGGGAATGATGTGGCGCTTCTCGGCGAGCGCGGCGAGGGAGACGCCGCTCAACGCAGCCAGCATCTGGTCCCCCTCACTG
Encoded proteins:
- a CDS encoding hypothetical protein (TriTrypDB/GeneDB-style sysID: LpmP.17.0010) → MDRAATSDARARSSLSKAQEHLRNGDVKEAIDALSSHLRFNQVTPIGFECLELLADLCLTHEKLEPVKLIEVLRRCRSGLRGSQHVEESVQRIVDSVMIRIRQMCARAKERAEAMQSTASEGDQMLAALSGVSLAALAEKRHIIPCHAALRRLIRHFCGNNTIGFAKKLTFIYNKTVRQFLSMCKEFNTPACVLDISTAVSRAVSHMALDHLHDHDDAASRNAVQELLKERTAFLTSTAAVTETVETLCCLLNDICSLRQYGGAFDVLSCLKRVCDKVQRNEELIDVVSGAYETMSDIFWTCSVYNYHAYCLSIAASMKRQEKRGPLAARAVLASLCVSEGDMELDPFGRYREKSARIDELFESPVTTKTSLIANLKTKGVYTLASPEIVKIAASLEDPNFSDFTCLHKSVTALAAANSDLARYGNELHKMILRYQLEILSGSCNYVEVLSLAAYNGNLTAVEYVNNIEPVILGDESVSVDIDTRTNTLSFRDSSKAKMLSYFNKIVANVDTVPASSVATTSGRYSDFTNVAASSPKRQVVPSTTDLEVARARSTSIYALQKACMNSKAERIDEAKKSEDKKRERAVAERREQEEAKKEEMRKAYLRKLYSEYTERQRQERGKDVLRKLRIKYPGFKVDESIVYRSAAGFEDELTRLLAAYKRRGVDNDHKEILQANLYERALRVMEIPKRKEYDAQNSERTRAERVAARENYLAEHRREYDRRQSEKAVLAKFLRDAEEFEHTWRKRANIDKPSKRDEQQRLLEEEMRRLGAE